The Vibrio splendidus genome has a window encoding:
- a CDS encoding anaerobic C4-dicarboxylate transporter, whose translation MLYFEFLFLLVVLYIGSRYGGIGLGVVSGIGLVIEVFVFKMPPTSPPVTVMLIILAVVTCASILEAAGGLKYMLQVAERVLRKNPKRVTLIAPFVTYSMTFLLGTGHAVYSIMPIIGDVALKNGIRPERPMAAASVASQLAITASPISAAVVYYLAQLSDIQHSITLLSILMVTVPATLFGTLLLSLYSLKRGKELNDDPEYQARLKDPEWKKRIESTTATSLDEVLPTSARNAVLIFLLSIVVIVIVAMVPEIRTIVDGDKPIKMSVIIQMMMLCFGGIILLATKTDPRDVPNGVVFKSGMVAAIAIFGIAWMSDTYFQYAMPQFKSGIVEMVTNYPWTFALALFIVSVVVNSQAATARMMLPVGLGLGLDPALLIGLMPAVYGYFFIPNYPSDIATVNFDVSGTTKIGKWYFNHSFMSVGLIGVVGACCLGYALAQIFIT comes from the coding sequence ATGTTGTATTTTGAGTTTCTATTTTTATTAGTCGTACTTTATATCGGGTCTCGGTATGGCGGTATTGGCTTAGGTGTTGTTTCTGGGATTGGCTTGGTTATCGAGGTGTTTGTCTTCAAGATGCCACCAACGTCTCCACCTGTCACCGTAATGCTGATCATCCTCGCTGTTGTTACCTGTGCTTCGATCCTCGAAGCGGCTGGTGGCTTGAAATACATGCTTCAAGTTGCGGAAAGGGTACTGAGAAAGAACCCGAAACGTGTCACCTTGATAGCACCGTTCGTGACTTACTCGATGACTTTCTTATTGGGTACTGGCCACGCGGTTTACTCAATTATGCCAATCATCGGCGATGTTGCGTTGAAGAATGGTATTCGTCCTGAGCGCCCAATGGCGGCTGCGTCTGTTGCGTCTCAATTGGCTATCACGGCATCACCAATTTCTGCTGCTGTGGTCTATTACCTCGCGCAACTTTCTGATATCCAACACTCTATTACTCTGCTTTCTATTCTGATGGTGACGGTTCCTGCAACCTTGTTCGGCACACTTTTGCTTTCTCTGTATAGCTTGAAACGTGGCAAAGAACTGAACGACGATCCTGAATACCAAGCTCGTCTAAAAGATCCAGAGTGGAAAAAGCGCATTGAAAGCACCACCGCGACCTCTTTGGATGAAGTGCTTCCAACTTCGGCTCGTAACGCAGTATTGATTTTCCTATTGTCGATTGTGGTGATTGTTATCGTGGCGATGGTGCCAGAGATCAGAACCATCGTAGACGGCGACAAGCCAATCAAGATGTCGGTGATCATCCAAATGATGATGCTCTGCTTCGGCGGTATCATCTTGCTGGCGACCAAAACTGACCCGCGAGATGTGCCAAACGGCGTGGTATTCAAATCGGGTATGGTGGCGGCGATTGCTATCTTCGGTATCGCTTGGATGTCGGATACTTACTTCCAATACGCAATGCCTCAGTTCAAATCTGGCATCGTGGAAATGGTGACCAACTACCCGTGGACGTTTGCTCTAGCGCTATTCATCGTATCGGTTGTGGTGAACTCTCAAGCCGCGACTGCGCGTATGATGTTACCGGTTGGCCTTGGCTTAGGACTAGACCCAGCCTTGTTGATCGGCTTGATGCCAGCGGTTTACGGCTACTTCTTCATCCCGAACTACCCATCAGATATCGCAACGGTTAACTTCGATGTGTCTGGCACCACCAAGATTGGTAAGTGGTACTTCAACCATTCATTCATGTCGGTGGGTTTAATCGGTGTAGTAGGCGCATGTTGCTTAGGCTACGCACTGGCACAGATTTTTATCACTTAA
- a CDS encoding DUF4144 domain-containing protein, whose product MISWPSLVKLDGDDELIYVASEHEFRAECSDMILGEEDYLIDSVGDSYSLQSSSNQLSLAKRADQYSVESVTKLIRNHEFQKAEVCLMKIHFLTIEEAIQSLAFEAR is encoded by the coding sequence ATGATCAGTTGGCCATCTTTGGTAAAACTCGACGGTGACGATGAGCTTATTTACGTCGCATCCGAACACGAATTTCGAGCAGAATGCTCAGACATGATCTTGGGCGAAGAGGATTACCTCATCGATTCAGTTGGCGACAGTTACTCGCTTCAATCGAGCTCAAACCAACTGTCTCTAGCGAAACGAGCAGACCAGTATTCAGTTGAAAGCGTGACCAAACTGATTCGAAATCACGAATTCCAGAAAGCCGAAGTGTGCCTGATGAAGATCCACTTCCTAACGATAGAAGAAGCGATTCAGTCTTTGGCTTTTGAGGCTCGCTAA
- a CDS encoding Txe/YoeB family addiction module toxin: protein MTNDRKIVFTDNAWEDYLYWQTQDKKTLKKLNKLIEAAKRTPFEGIGKPEPLVGNLSGFWSRRIDDKNRLVYKADDDNFYIIACRHHY from the coding sequence ATGACGAATGATCGAAAGATTGTATTTACAGATAATGCTTGGGAAGATTACCTATACTGGCAAACCCAAGACAAGAAAACGCTCAAGAAACTAAATAAGTTGATTGAAGCTGCCAAAAGAACGCCCTTTGAAGGGATTGGAAAGCCGGAGCCACTAGTCGGCAACCTGTCTGGATTTTGGTCAAGACGAATCGATGACAAGAATCGATTAGTGTATAAAGCAGATGACGATAACTTTTACATAATTGCTTGTCGTCACCACTATTAA
- a CDS encoding type II toxin-antitoxin system Phd/YefM family antitoxin, producing MNIVSFTEARNSLKSVLDRVVDDSDVTVITRRDSEDAVVMSLDHFNSMQETLHLMSSPKNAERLAESIAQLEAGNTTVRELNNDE from the coding sequence ATGAATATTGTTTCTTTTACTGAGGCCAGAAATAGCCTTAAGTCTGTGCTCGATAGAGTGGTAGACGATTCTGATGTTACGGTAATAACCAGACGAGATTCAGAAGATGCCGTGGTAATGTCTCTTGATCATTTTAATTCAATGCAAGAAACCTTGCACCTAATGAGCTCGCCTAAAAACGCTGAAAGATTGGCTGAATCCATTGCTCAACTCGAAGCCGGAAATACAACCGTTCGAGAATTAAATAATGACGAATGA
- a CDS encoding CLCA_X family protein has product MKLTHFKYKTRKGPDYRHGDQVSFMDIKQTFGMGSIRVGAWVTKEEKELAANLIFDSLADLAYILALPPEAIGLRGTLGLAFGSGGRKGVQAHYAPNQRELALAKNAGAGALAHEFWHAFDHYIAEKAFEIGDTSGPKKHILFASDCWLHDRKVRPHPLNESLMSVFDATLLSDNNLDKHDYVARSVIADKATSARYFSLPTEMMARAFEATIESCSDIENSYLVDGTTKPDMFPLYPDLTHRKEIYQALQGYFAPLGRSLSK; this is encoded by the coding sequence TTGAAGTTAACCCACTTTAAATACAAAACGCGCAAAGGCCCAGACTACCGACATGGCGATCAGGTGTCATTCATGGACATCAAACAGACCTTCGGTATGGGCAGCATCCGTGTGGGCGCTTGGGTAACGAAAGAAGAGAAAGAGCTAGCCGCGAATCTGATATTCGACTCGTTAGCCGACTTGGCTTACATCCTGGCTTTGCCACCAGAAGCAATTGGCCTTCGCGGCACATTAGGCTTAGCTTTCGGCAGTGGCGGAAGAAAAGGCGTACAAGCACACTACGCACCAAATCAAAGAGAGTTAGCCCTCGCTAAGAATGCAGGAGCTGGTGCGCTCGCTCACGAGTTTTGGCATGCGTTTGACCACTATATCGCTGAGAAGGCGTTTGAAATCGGCGATACCTCTGGCCCCAAAAAACACATCTTGTTCGCCAGTGACTGTTGGCTACACGATAGAAAGGTGCGACCTCATCCATTAAACGAGAGTTTGATGTCTGTGTTCGATGCCACACTACTCAGTGACAACAACCTAGATAAACACGACTACGTTGCACGCAGTGTTATTGCCGACAAAGCGACGTCTGCCCGCTACTTCTCACTACCCACAGAAATGATGGCGCGTGCCTTTGAAGCTACGATTGAGTCCTGCTCAGATATCGAGAATTCTTACTTAGTCGATGGCACGACCAAACCGGATATGTTCCCCCTCTATCCAGACCTCACGCATCGCAAAGAGATTTATCAAGCGCTGCAAGGTTACTTCGCGCCGTTGGGCCGATCTTTAAGTAAATAG
- a CDS encoding flavin reductase family protein, translating to MKEMTLSRQDIQAMDQRERARLINSLSGFKSANLIGTCDKQGLENLAVVSSVVHLGSNPPLFGFIVRPAESRRHTLENIQETRHFTINSIGAGFVQKAHQTSARYPKSISEFNAVGLTSYYDDVFPAPFVLESPLKIGLAFKEQITIESNQTQMLIGEVITIHAPKRAVMPDGYLDLEALDLVTISGLDSYHVTQRLHRLSYAKPNKPLFPLTHEGSPTSWEAFEHNLTHFVR from the coding sequence ATGAAGGAAATGACCCTTTCAAGACAAGATATCCAAGCAATGGATCAACGTGAGCGCGCTCGTTTAATTAACTCCTTATCGGGGTTCAAAAGCGCCAACCTTATTGGCACCTGCGATAAACAAGGGCTAGAAAATCTTGCTGTGGTGAGTTCTGTGGTTCACCTAGGGTCAAATCCCCCCTTGTTTGGCTTCATCGTCCGACCTGCAGAAAGTCGCCGTCATACATTAGAGAACATCCAAGAAACTCGACACTTCACCATCAACAGCATCGGTGCGGGCTTTGTTCAAAAAGCCCACCAAACTTCCGCTCGTTATCCTAAATCAATCTCAGAGTTTAACGCGGTCGGTCTCACGTCCTATTACGATGATGTGTTCCCTGCTCCGTTTGTCTTGGAAAGTCCTCTGAAAATAGGCTTGGCTTTCAAAGAACAAATCACAATTGAAAGTAACCAAACTCAAATGTTGATTGGTGAAGTTATTACAATTCACGCGCCAAAACGTGCCGTGATGCCGGACGGCTACCTAGATTTAGAAGCGTTAGATTTAGTCACTATTTCTGGGCTAGACAGCTATCATGTCACGCAGAGGCTACATCGTTTAAGCTATGCCAAGCCAAATAAGCCGCTGTTTCCACTGACCCACGAAGGTAGCCCAACCTCATGGGAAGCTTTCGAACACAATCTAACTCATTTTGTTCGGTAA
- a CDS encoding AGE family epimerase/isomerase: MLRATIALLSVASFTVSANVTLPTGEDWINHASKGLAPYWLMPSAQGEPVGNFPTFRCDDGTLLDVSDVCPELNKGWITPHFGKEFTRMKSRQTYAYGVLYHLTGDKQALALAKQGAYYIIDQLEDKQNGGFIGYTKEGKAGQDWQQRTSQDQAYALVGLAMYYYLTQDKKVEEALIAQQAFIFDKYRLSDNSGLAWVLADGEDGSAKRRELVAQLDQINGYLLLVAPLLKEPIKSKWLDDLNWLTQAMIDQYHSEDEQRFYGAIHDKAAMMPNANHNDFGHTIKAYWMTYLTGHALDNSDWSEFGLDGMKHTLDQAQYQKDFANVSNYFGERLQKMWQGQDITGWQSRPHSQWASSWEWAELDQAAMTVSLVDGSMKDVLQYTLPTFHDVWVDHKYGGVGLAPKRTKAFHWGNGYHQFEHALIGYLYAQQVDAKLAVLHYARPTNSNMPMEPYYYQGDVVKLENLDDGTKKVSFNNIRP; encoded by the coding sequence ATGTTACGAGCAACGATCGCATTACTCAGCGTGGCCAGTTTCACTGTATCTGCCAATGTCACTCTTCCCACTGGAGAAGACTGGATCAATCATGCTTCTAAAGGGCTTGCACCTTATTGGCTAATGCCTAGCGCCCAGGGGGAACCGGTAGGCAACTTCCCTACTTTCCGCTGTGATGATGGTACCTTGCTCGATGTATCTGATGTGTGTCCTGAATTGAACAAAGGCTGGATCACTCCGCACTTTGGCAAGGAGTTTACACGCATGAAATCACGCCAAACCTATGCCTACGGCGTGCTCTACCACCTTACTGGTGATAAGCAGGCTTTAGCGCTTGCCAAACAAGGTGCCTACTACATCATTGATCAGCTAGAAGATAAGCAAAATGGTGGCTTTATCGGCTACACAAAAGAGGGAAAAGCAGGCCAGGATTGGCAGCAGCGTACCTCTCAAGATCAAGCGTATGCATTAGTTGGCCTTGCCATGTACTACTACCTGACCCAAGACAAAAAGGTAGAAGAAGCACTCATCGCCCAACAAGCTTTTATCTTTGATAAATATCGACTTAGCGACAACAGTGGTCTTGCTTGGGTACTTGCTGACGGTGAAGATGGCAGTGCAAAACGACGCGAACTGGTCGCGCAACTTGATCAAATAAACGGCTACCTGTTATTAGTCGCTCCTCTGCTCAAAGAGCCCATCAAATCAAAATGGCTTGATGACTTAAACTGGCTCACGCAAGCCATGATTGACCAATACCATTCTGAAGATGAACAACGCTTCTACGGGGCTATTCACGATAAAGCTGCGATGATGCCGAATGCCAATCACAACGATTTTGGGCACACCATCAAAGCATATTGGATGACCTATCTAACCGGTCATGCATTAGATAATTCCGATTGGTCGGAGTTTGGTTTAGACGGCATGAAACACACTCTGGATCAGGCGCAATATCAGAAAGACTTTGCCAATGTATCTAACTACTTTGGTGAGCGACTTCAGAAAATGTGGCAAGGGCAAGATATCACGGGCTGGCAAAGCAGACCGCACAGTCAGTGGGCGTCATCATGGGAGTGGGCTGAGCTTGATCAAGCGGCCATGACGGTTTCGCTGGTCGATGGTTCAATGAAAGACGTCCTGCAATACACCCTACCGACCTTTCATGATGTATGGGTCGACCACAAATATGGTGGCGTTGGGCTTGCTCCTAAGCGAACTAAAGCTTTCCATTGGGGCAATGGCTATCACCAATTTGAACATGCGCTGATTGGCTATTTATATGCTCAGCAAGTTGACGCTAAACTGGCTGTATTGCACTACGCAAGACCGACCAACAGCAATATGCCAATGGAACCGTATTACTATCAAGGGGACGTGGTTAAGTTGGAGAACCTAGACGATGGAACTAAGAAGGTCAGCTTCAACAACATTCGACCTTAA
- a CDS encoding glutathione S-transferase family protein has product MQLYIGNQNYSTWSLRAWLIFDNYNLNAEVIKLKLFTSDFYDTLAKVTPTAKVPTLVDGDVAVWDSLAILEYVNDAHLNGAAWPSSVKERAHARAISAEMHSGFFAVRNEMPMNCRAQRKLALSEEALKDIARIDAIWSTQMEQYPKGWLFGEWSIADAMFAPVALRVETYGIQLSEKASQYQQRVLNSPSIQKWLAEASLETDVVEEDEAGKPV; this is encoded by the coding sequence ATGCAGCTTTATATTGGAAACCAGAACTACTCAACTTGGTCACTGCGCGCATGGCTAATATTCGATAACTACAACCTCAATGCAGAAGTCATCAAGCTCAAGCTATTCACCTCTGATTTTTACGACACTCTGGCGAAAGTGACGCCAACGGCCAAGGTTCCAACCCTAGTTGACGGCGACGTTGCGGTGTGGGATTCATTGGCCATTCTCGAATACGTTAACGACGCCCACTTGAACGGTGCAGCGTGGCCTAGCTCAGTGAAAGAACGCGCCCATGCCCGAGCAATTTCTGCAGAGATGCACTCTGGATTTTTCGCCGTCAGAAATGAAATGCCGATGAACTGCCGCGCTCAACGAAAGCTTGCTTTGAGTGAAGAAGCATTGAAAGACATCGCTCGTATTGATGCCATATGGTCGACGCAAATGGAACAATATCCAAAAGGTTGGTTATTTGGTGAATGGTCGATTGCCGATGCGATGTTTGCACCTGTGGCTTTACGTGTAGAAACCTATGGCATCCAACTTTCCGAAAAGGCATCACAGTATCAACAACGCGTGCTCAACAGCCCATCAATACAAAAATGGCTAGCAGAGGCAAGCTTAGAAACCGATGTGGTTGAAGAAGATGAGGCGGGAAAGCCTGTATAA
- a CDS encoding LysR family transcriptional regulator, translating into MGGDFNMDIDALRGFLAFVETSSFTRAAKQINRTQSAFSAQMRKLEEELNVTLFQKEGRNLILTEAGLALRSHAEQLVALHNTALKQVKRYEDKQPLRLGCPEDYNDTILPKVIRLLQKAEPTCSIQIFSLPSITLREWLDDGRLDAAIVTRAPDSEEGHWLTSDIGVWISSPDYAFDGSKPVPLALFQTDCKYHAAAVNGLTKQGTPYQLLVCSNTASAQRAIVKAGLAIGAMGKLSVTSDLRILDDMPPLPSVDIVLILASKHHPVLDKEVLNQLVELDSN; encoded by the coding sequence ATGGGTGGTGATTTCAATATGGATATTGATGCTTTGCGAGGTTTTCTCGCGTTTGTGGAAACCAGTAGTTTCACACGTGCAGCGAAACAGATAAATCGCACCCAATCGGCATTCAGTGCTCAGATGCGTAAGTTGGAAGAAGAACTCAACGTCACTCTTTTCCAAAAAGAAGGGCGTAACTTAATACTCACTGAAGCAGGCTTAGCGCTGCGTTCTCATGCCGAACAGTTGGTCGCGCTCCACAATACAGCCCTCAAGCAAGTAAAGCGTTACGAAGACAAACAACCTCTGCGACTCGGCTGCCCTGAAGACTACAACGACACTATTCTGCCAAAAGTGATTCGCCTGTTGCAGAAAGCAGAACCCACCTGTTCTATTCAAATATTTAGCCTGCCGAGCATTACGCTCAGAGAGTGGTTGGATGATGGCCGTTTAGATGCGGCGATTGTCACTCGAGCGCCCGACAGCGAAGAGGGGCATTGGCTCACCAGTGATATTGGGGTTTGGATTAGTAGCCCTGATTATGCGTTTGATGGTTCCAAGCCTGTTCCATTAGCTTTGTTTCAAACGGACTGTAAATATCACGCTGCAGCAGTGAATGGTTTAACTAAGCAGGGCACGCCTTATCAGTTATTGGTGTGCAGTAATACCGCTTCTGCACAACGTGCCATCGTCAAAGCGGGTTTGGCCATTGGTGCGATGGGTAAACTGAGCGTGACTTCAGATTTGAGAATCCTCGATGATATGCCACCGTTGCCTTCGGTCGATATTGTGCTGATCCTAGCGAGTAAGCATCATCCGGTATTGGATAAAGAGGTACTCAATCAGCTTGTGGAGTTAGACTCCAATTAG
- a CDS encoding methyl-accepting chemotaxis protein has protein sequence MFNSIRTRIAVSAGGAMAFTLLIAMGMTTSAFTDVNKQVTEKVKTQLTDATTTDLQNTAIQQGLNIANQLDPVLANLKQARSIIELSSETNASADLIVKQFTAALEAQNKAVFAGYMVWENKTWPQQTDLNNEISLDTELGFNSQGYLAPFFSPNDQNSFDAVAMESFSNTELNSNGERKDDWHLMPYQTGKTFVMEPYFYPVRGKQELITTISQPIKQDGKIIGSIGFDLSLFELQSQSELLARNLFDGEGKILITSWKGITLANSRAGNMVGKRVSSELESEWSTIQSIAKREGAGLVNFGGDEYAITAIDTSDAPWVVMVSVPSSHLTKSVDDYTQWSDAQNSKALEKGVWAGIIAAILGIASMAFIANSLGKVLNNLVERFKDAAQGEGDLTYRIEVKGKDETAQLAHWFNTFLSRMQEMLLTVMVTADQVDKNATEGQARAEVSRDQLNSQVNEVNSLATAINEMSATAQEVASSAVQAAAAASQVQSNSLNGMTRMDNAASAVDSLAVQVNDAQQQTQNLVDSSTAIQGILSEIGGIAEQTNLLALNAAIEAARAGEAGRGFAVVADEVRNLANRTQGSTEEIRSMLARLEQETQSIVILMEQSQKQANDTKGETQAAHLALSEINQAIEVINDMNNQIASAAEEQSSVSEEINRNVVIINDTAVEVMGTMTSSVAISNELTVKAGDLHGELSKFKLS, from the coding sequence ATGTTTAACAGTATACGTACGCGAATTGCGGTGAGTGCAGGTGGAGCGATGGCTTTCACTCTGTTGATCGCAATGGGCATGACCACCAGCGCCTTTACCGATGTGAACAAACAAGTCACTGAAAAAGTAAAGACGCAGCTGACAGACGCCACAACGACAGATTTACAAAACACAGCCATTCAACAAGGTTTGAACATTGCCAACCAACTTGATCCTGTACTAGCAAACCTTAAGCAAGCACGATCCATTATTGAGTTAAGTTCAGAAACCAACGCAAGCGCAGACCTTATCGTTAAACAGTTTACTGCCGCATTGGAAGCACAAAACAAAGCTGTATTTGCTGGCTACATGGTTTGGGAGAACAAGACTTGGCCACAACAAACCGATCTGAATAACGAGATCAGCTTGGACACCGAATTAGGCTTTAACAGTCAGGGCTACCTTGCGCCTTTCTTCTCTCCAAATGATCAGAACAGCTTTGACGCCGTCGCAATGGAGAGCTTCAGCAATACCGAACTCAACAGCAACGGTGAGCGCAAAGACGACTGGCACTTAATGCCATACCAAACCGGTAAGACATTTGTGATGGAACCCTATTTCTATCCAGTTCGCGGCAAGCAAGAGCTCATCACTACCATCAGCCAACCAATCAAACAAGACGGGAAAATCATTGGCTCAATTGGCTTTGACTTGTCTTTGTTTGAGCTTCAAAGCCAAAGCGAATTGCTTGCACGTAACTTGTTTGATGGCGAAGGAAAAATCCTTATTACATCATGGAAAGGCATAACTCTCGCCAACAGCCGAGCTGGAAACATGGTGGGTAAAAGAGTCTCTTCTGAATTGGAATCCGAATGGTCGACAATTCAATCTATCGCTAAGCGAGAAGGGGCTGGTCTTGTTAATTTCGGCGGCGATGAGTACGCAATAACAGCCATTGATACGAGTGATGCGCCATGGGTAGTCATGGTGTCAGTTCCCAGTAGTCACCTTACAAAAAGCGTCGACGACTACACACAATGGAGTGATGCACAGAATTCAAAAGCACTTGAAAAAGGTGTGTGGGCGGGGATCATCGCAGCTATTCTAGGCATTGCCTCAATGGCATTCATTGCCAATTCTCTGGGCAAGGTTCTAAACAACTTAGTGGAGCGCTTTAAAGATGCAGCACAAGGCGAAGGCGACTTAACTTACCGCATTGAAGTGAAAGGAAAAGATGAAACCGCTCAGCTTGCACACTGGTTCAATACTTTCCTATCTCGTATGCAAGAGATGCTACTTACCGTTATGGTAACGGCCGACCAAGTAGATAAAAACGCAACAGAAGGTCAAGCTCGTGCGGAAGTTTCACGTGACCAGTTGAACTCTCAGGTTAACGAGGTGAACTCACTTGCCACAGCCATTAATGAAATGAGTGCGACAGCGCAAGAAGTGGCAAGCTCAGCCGTTCAAGCAGCCGCAGCAGCAAGCCAAGTACAAAGCAACAGTCTCAATGGCATGACACGCATGGACAATGCCGCCAGCGCTGTAGACAGCTTGGCTGTGCAGGTAAATGACGCACAGCAACAAACGCAAAATTTGGTCGATTCGAGCACCGCTATTCAGGGTATCTTGAGCGAGATTGGTGGTATTGCAGAACAAACCAACTTACTTGCGCTTAATGCCGCTATTGAGGCAGCACGTGCGGGTGAAGCAGGACGAGGCTTTGCTGTCGTGGCAGATGAAGTGCGTAACCTCGCAAATCGCACTCAAGGTTCGACAGAAGAGATTCGCTCGATGCTGGCTCGCCTAGAGCAAGAGACTCAATCTATCGTGATATTGATGGAGCAAAGCCAGAAGCAAGCGAATGACACCAAAGGGGAAACCCAAGCAGCACATCTAGCACTATCTGAAATCAACCAAGCGATTGAAGTGATTAACGACATGAACAATCAGATTGCGTCCGCGGCTGAAGAGCAAAGCTCAGTATCAGAAGAGATTAACCGCAATGTAGTGATCATCAATGACACCGCTGTGGAAGTGATGGGCACCATGACATCATCAGTAGCAATCAGTAATGAGCTGACAGTGAAAGCCGGAGATTTGCACGGTGAGTTAAGCAAGTTCAAGCTTTCTTAA
- a CDS encoding sigma-54-dependent Fis family transcriptional regulator translates to MHLQQANTSDWLSSSWHRSTEAGLKQRRLPEDIRLPQSILKQRRHQSSDLINIVERNALPLFNQMFARTDSRLILTDIEGVILASWGQERFKEKLTSIALSSGACWQEQLKGTNAIGTAIVEAKPVSIIGEQHFIHQHRFISCSASPVFDHQGQMVGILDITSEQQQHDSSVQLLVQNMVQLVENQLLSHIPQGTTRIDLACEKSLLHSGWQGIVIANEAGEVVAHNQVASQLLDQTSIVGECIDTLFNRTSLDTPFVFEKLHLKQTTTKRTRSISESCDLHHGEQQIEHAWQQANKVIDKGISLLILGETGVGKGEFVKALHKQSQRKSSPLVAVNCGALPKDLIESELFGYAPGAFTGASHKGFQGKIRQADKGILFLDEIADMPLEAQCRLLHVLQDKSVVPVGSNQSYQVDCQIIAATHKNLEQLVATGEFRQDLFYRLNGLAFTLPSLQHRQDKHALIEHIHRKYTEDEQTICPHLMSLLCAYSWPGNIRELDNLLKVAALLASDEPQLTLEHVPSHLAQHLTSLAHDNQHQLMTPNAIKGTASNDLRSTVEETLLQTYQANQGNISKTSRILGISRNTIYRKLKSLGILQ, encoded by the coding sequence ATGCACCTTCAACAAGCAAACACCTCAGATTGGCTTTCATCCTCTTGGCACCGCAGCACAGAAGCGGGGCTAAAACAGAGACGACTTCCCGAAGACATTCGCCTGCCACAATCGATTCTTAAGCAGCGACGACATCAATCTTCTGACTTAATCAACATCGTCGAACGTAATGCGCTGCCTTTGTTTAATCAGATGTTTGCACGCACCGACAGTCGTTTGATTCTGACCGACATTGAAGGGGTGATTCTGGCGAGTTGGGGACAGGAGCGGTTTAAGGAGAAGCTGACATCAATTGCACTCAGCTCTGGAGCCTGTTGGCAGGAACAACTGAAAGGCACCAACGCGATTGGCACCGCCATTGTTGAAGCCAAGCCAGTATCCATCATTGGCGAACAACACTTCATCCACCAGCACCGATTTATCAGTTGCTCAGCAAGCCCTGTGTTCGACCATCAAGGTCAAATGGTTGGCATATTGGACATCACCAGCGAGCAGCAACAACACGACAGTTCTGTCCAATTGCTGGTTCAAAATATGGTTCAGCTTGTTGAGAACCAGCTACTGAGTCATATCCCACAAGGCACCACTCGTATTGACCTCGCGTGTGAAAAATCGTTATTACACAGTGGTTGGCAAGGGATAGTAATAGCCAATGAAGCCGGTGAGGTAGTGGCGCACAATCAGGTCGCCTCTCAGCTGCTGGATCAAACCTCGATCGTCGGCGAATGCATAGATACCCTCTTCAACCGAACCTCATTAGACACGCCCTTTGTGTTTGAGAAACTGCATCTCAAACAAACAACCACCAAACGCACGCGCTCCATTTCAGAATCGTGTGATCTGCACCATGGCGAACAACAGATAGAACACGCTTGGCAGCAAGCCAACAAAGTTATCGACAAAGGAATCAGCCTATTAATCCTAGGAGAAACAGGGGTCGGAAAAGGCGAATTTGTTAAAGCATTACACAAACAGAGCCAACGCAAATCGTCGCCTCTCGTGGCGGTGAATTGTGGCGCGCTACCGAAAGATCTTATCGAATCAGAACTGTTTGGTTACGCACCGGGCGCGTTTACTGGCGCAAGCCACAAAGGTTTCCAAGGTAAGATCCGCCAAGCAGACAAGGGAATTCTGTTTCTAGATGAGATCGCCGACATGCCATTGGAGGCTCAATGTCGATTGCTGCATGTTCTGCAAGACAAATCCGTAGTGCCTGTTGGCTCAAATCAGAGCTATCAAGTCGATTGTCAGATCATCGCCGCAACTCATAAAAACCTAGAACAGTTGGTCGCTACGGGGGAATTTAGACAAGATCTCTTTTACCGCCTGAATGGCTTGGCTTTTACTCTGCCAAGCTTGCAACACCGACAAGACAAGCACGCCCTAATCGAACACATTCATCGTAAATATACCGAAGACGAACAGACAATCTGCCCGCACTTAATGAGCTTACTGTGCGCCTATTCTTGGCCAGGCAATATTCGCGAGTTAGATAATTTACTTAAGGTCGCCGCCCTACTCGCGAGTGATGAACCACAGCTCACGCTAGAACATGTACCTAGCCACCTTGCTCAACATCTCACGTCGTTAGCACACGATAATCAGCATCAACTAATGACTCCTAATGCCATCAAAGGTACAGCGAGTAACGATTTAAGAAGTACCGTTGAAGAAACCTTGCTGCAAACGTATCAAGCGAACCAAGGCAACATCAGCAAGACATCTCGAATACTCGGCATCAGCCGCAATACCATTTATCGAAAGCTAAAGAGCTTGGGGATTCTTCAATAA